One segment of Cydia amplana chromosome 16, ilCydAmpl1.1, whole genome shotgun sequence DNA contains the following:
- the LOC134655289 gene encoding uncharacterized protein LOC134655289, producing MTSFPTEIDLLKRGLTVRSPNIQKLSPFLDTTGLIRVGGRIRHADIPFDARHPLLLPNTGNFVKILILHYHKENSHAPPGALHSILAREFWILSVRRLINNIVFKCLPCYRLNAIAKQPFMGDLPKDRVTAARAFKGVGTDFAGPFYTKVQAVRNRKLVKTYLCIFVCLATKAVHLEVVSDLTTEAFLAALTRFASRRGSPSLIRSDCGRNYVGADNHLIEVHNFLNLNKYTIGSEMAKRNITWIFDPPTTPHWGGLFEAAVKSAKAHLKRVVGDTPLTYEELTTVFTKIEGALNSRPLCPLSPDPNDLQILTPGHLIIGEPLTAIPEYPLQDIKTNKLTRFQLVQQMFQHFWSRWQTEYLCTLQTRPKWASYTDPPAVGDLVLLREDNVPPLEWRRGRIISIRPGKDGVVRVVQVRTATGVLTRPTN from the coding sequence ATGACCTCCTTCCCCACAGAAATTGATCTCCTCAAACGTGGATTAACAGTTCGTTCCCCTAACATTCAAAAATTAAGCCCATTTCTTGACACAACCGGTTTAATCAGAGTAGGTGGCCGCATACGGCACGCTGATATACCATTCGATGCGCGTCATCCTTTACTTCTCCCAAACACTGGTAATTTCGTGAAAATTCTTATCTTGCACTACCATAAAGAAAACTCGCATGCCCCACCTGGCGCGTTACATAGTATACTAGCCCGTGAATTTTGGATCCTGTCAGTTCGAcgactaataaataatattgtgtttaaatgtctGCCTTGTTATCGTTTAAATGCCATCGCGAAACAACCTTTCATGGGTGACCTCCCAAAAGACCGTGTAACAGCCGCACGTGCATTTAAAGGAGTTGGTACAGACTTTGCTGGCCCATTttatacgaaagtacaagcGGTGCGTAATAGGAAACTCGTAAAAACCTATCTGTGTATATTCGTGTGTCTTGCGACTAAAGCGGTCCACCTCGAGGTAGTCTCGGACCTAACTACAGAAGCCTTTCTCGCAGCACTTACACGTTTTGCCTCTCGACGCGGTTCACCCTCCCTTATACGATCAGACTGTGGACGAAACTATGTAGGCGCGGACAATCATCTTATTGAAGTTCATAATTTCCTAAAccttaataaatatacaataggcTCAGAGATGGCAAAACGAAATATTACCTGGATTTTTGATCCCCCGACCACCCCTCACTGGGGCGGCCTATTCGAAGCGGCCGTAAAATCGGCAAAGGCCCATTTAAAACGAGTAGTCGGAGATACCCCACTCACATATGAAGAACTTACGACGGTTTTCACGAAAATTGAAGGGGCCCTTAATTCTCGGCCGTTGTGCCCCCTATCGCCAGACCCTAACGATCTTCAGATTCTGACACCGGGACACCTTATTATTGGAGAACCCCTTACTGCCATTCCTGAATATCCGCTACAGgatattaaaactaataaactcACCCGATTCCAGCTGGTGCAACAGATGTTTCAACATTTCTGGTCACGGTGGCAAACAGAATATCTATGTACCTTGCAGACAAGGCCTAAATGGGCATCCTATACAGACCCCCCCGCCGTTGGGGACTTAGTACTCCTCAGGGAAGATAATGTTCCTCCGTTAGAATGGCGACGCGGTCGCATCATATCAATCCGTCCTGGGAAGGATGGCGTTGTGCGCGTTGTACAGGTCCGGACGGCTACCGGCGTTCTGACCAGACCCACCAATTGA